In the Flavobacteriales bacterium genome, TGGCATCCTGGTGCGGCCGCTGGACAAGAAGGAGAACTACATCAAGCGCTGCGTGGCCGTGGCCGGGGACACCGTGGAGGTGCGCGGCGGCCTGGTATACATCGATGGCGTGAAGCAGCACGTGCCGGAGATGGCGCAGTACGCCTACGAGTTCGTGCTGAAGGACCGCTTCAACGAGCGCATGCTGAAGGAGCAGTACGACATCAGCCCGGACGACCTGTCGCCCGGCGAGAACGGCGGGGTGAGCATCCCGCTCACCGAGGCCAACGCGGCCAAGCTGGGCGGCTTCAGCAACGTGGCCAGCATGACCCGGCAGGACCATCCGAAGGGCTACAGCTCGCCCTACCACAAGCTGCCCTACTTCCCCAACCACCCGGCGTACGACTGGACGGAGGACAACTTCGGCCCGCTGTGGATCCCGAAGGCCGGGGCCACCATCGCGCTCACCACCGCGAACCTGCCGTTGTACGAGCGGGCCATCCGCGTGTACGAGCACAACGACCTGCGCGTGGAGGGCGACCGGATCCTGATCAACGGTGCACCGGCCACCAGCTACACCTTTCAGCAGGACTACTACTGGCTGATGGGCGACAACCGCCACCGCTCGCAGGACGCGCGGTTCTGGGGCTTCGTGCCGCATGACCACGTGGTGGGCAAGGCGGTGCTGGTGTGGTTCACCAAGGACCCGTACACCGGCATCCGGTGGAAGCGCCTCTTCACGGTGGTGCGCAACGGGCTGGAGTGAGCCGCGACCGATCGCCGAGCTTTGGGCGATGCGCGCACTGTGGAACCGCTGGACGGGCCTGAGCCCCTGGACGCGGGCCTTCGTGCAGGCCCTGCTGCTGCTGGCCGTGGTGCATGTGTTCGTGCTGCGCTGGGTGATCGTGCAGAGCACGAGCATGTTCGCCACCCTGCTTCCCGGCGATGTGCTCGTGGTGCAACGCTGGCCGGTGTGGACCGGCGTGGACCGCGGGGATGTGCTGGTGTTCCGCGACCCCACCCAGGACGATCGACCGGTTCGCCGGCGGCAGCTGCTGGTGAAGCGCGTGGTGGGCCTGCCCGGCGACACCGTGGAGATCCGTGCCGGCTTGGTGCTGGTGAACGGCCGGCCGCTGCCGCCCTGGCCCGGTGAGACCCGCCGCTATCTGGTGCGCATCGCACCGGAGACCTCGCTGGACAGCATCGCGGCGGCCATCGGCCTGCCCCGCACCTTCATCGCCGCCGGCGAGCGGCACCTCGAGCTTCCGCTGAATCCGGCCCTTGCGGCGCGGCTGGAGCGCGTGCGCGGCGTCCGTGACGTCGGGCCGATGGGCCTCAGCCAGCGCCCCGCACGCCACCTCTTCCCCTTCAGCCCCTTCCACCCGTGGAGCAGCGATGCCTACGGGCCCTTGCGCGTGCCCGCCGCCGGTGACAGCGTGCCCTTGGAGCCTGCCCAGCTGCCGCTCTATGACCGCATCCTCACCCGGCATGAAGGGCACGTGCTGGAGGTGGGCCGGGACGGACTCCTGCTCGATGGCACCCCGGCGGCGAAAGCGGTGATCGCCCGCGACCACTACTTCGTGCTGGGCGACAGCCGGCACAACAGCGCCGATTCGCGGCACTGGGGCTTCGTACCGGCCGACCACCTGGTGGGCCGGGCGGTACGCGTGCTGCTGTCGTGGGATGCGCAGCCGCGCCGGCTGCGCGGGGACCGGTGGTGGAGGACCCTGGGCCGGTAGGGCCAGGCCTGCCCGGCGAGGTACCTTCGCGCCATGCGTTCCCTCGCCCTGCCGCTGCTGCTGCTGCTGGCGGGCTGCACCGGACCCGAGGACCTGTGCACCCGCCACTACGAGCCCTTCCCCGACCTGATCGGCGGACGGGCGCGCACCGACGCCAACGCCGCGCTGCTCGACGCCATGGCGCGCTACAACGCGGGTGACCATGCGGCGGCCATTCCCGTGCTGGAGGCCGAACTGCGGGACACCCCCAACGAGGAGCAGATCCGCATGCTGCTGGCCAGCGCGCTGCTGGGCGCGGGAAAGCCCTACGACGCGGAGCTGCAACTGGACTTCATCGAGACCTCGGCGCGCAACGACTACGATGAGGCGGCGGCGTGGTACACGGTGCTGTGCTGGCTCTGCAGCGGGCAGCACGACCGGGCATTGGAGGGCGCGCGTGCCATCGCCGCCCGACCCCGCCACAGCTACAAGCGGCAGGCGGATGCGCTGGTGAAGGACCTGATGCGATGACGCTGGAGGTGGTGCACGAGCGCCTGGCCGCGGCCCTTCATGGACCGCTTCCGGGGCATGCGACCTTCCTGTCGCGCAGCGGATACTCCCGCGCGGACCTGGACCATGCGCAACGTGCGGACGCCGCACCACGGGAGAGCGCCGTGCTGGCCCTGCTCTATCCCGCCTTGGGTGCGCCGCATCTGCTGCTGATGCGCAGGCCCGAATATGCCGGGGTGCACAGCGGGCAGGTGAGCTTCCCGGGCGGACGCCGCGAAGCGGAGGACATCGATCTGCAGGCCACGGCGCTGCGCGAGTTCCATGAGGAGACCGGGGCCACGCCACGGGAACTGCGGGTCCTGGGTACACTGTCGCAGGTGTACATCCCGCCGAGCCGGTCGCTGGTGACGCCCTTCGTCGGCCTGGCCGAGGAGTTGGGGCCCACCCGCCCCGATCCGCGCGAAGTGCAGGCGCTGCTGGAGGTACCGTTGGCCGAACTGCTGCGGCCTGACGTGATCCGGGAACGGCGCCAGCACATCCAGGTGCTCGGCCGCGAGGCCATCGTGCCCTACTTCGACCTGGGCGGCCAGGTGGTGTGGGGGGCCACGGCGATGATGCTGGCCGAACTACGCGAGCTGCTCCACGGCTGAGGCCACGCCGAGCTCCTTCAGGAAACGCTCGTTGGGGCGGGTGCCGTCCTTGTCCGCACTGTGCTCGGCCTTGATGCGCCGCACGAAGTACATGTCGATGGCGCCCTTGTTCTTGGCCTCGACCTGCCCGCGGTGCACGCACTCGAAGCGGTCCTTGATCAGCGCGTACGTGGAGCCGCTGACGTTCACCTCGCCCGGTTCGCCGCTGCTCTCCATGCGGCTGGCGGTGTTCACCGTGTCGCCCCAGATGTCGTAGGCGAACTTGCGCTTGCCCACCACGCCGGCCACCACGGGGCCTGTATGCACACCGATGCGGAGGATCCAGGGCACCTTGCCCCTGGCCTCGCGCTGGCGGCGCCATTCGTCCATCAGGTCGCGCACCTCCAGGGCGGCCAGCACGCATTTCACCGCGTGGTGCGGGTCGGCCACGGGCACGCCGGAGGCGCACATGTAGCTGTCGCCGATGGTCTTGATCTTCTCGATGCCGTAGCGGCCCACGATCTCGTCGAAGTGGATGAAGCACTCGTCCAGCTCGGTGACGAGCTCCTCGGGGCTCATCTTCTCGGCCGCCTTGGTGAAGCCCTTCATGTCGGTGAAGAGCACGGTGACGGCGTCGTGTCGACGGGCGGTGGCCTTGCCCTTGTCCTTGAGCTCCTCGCTGATCTCCTTGGGCAGGATGTTGAGCAGCAGGTCCTCGATGCGGCCCTTCTGGTGTTCGATCTCACGGCTTTGGGCGCGCACCTCCTCGGTGCGTTCCTCCACGCGGCGCTCCAGGATCTGGTTGCGCATGCGCAGCTGCCGTTCGCGCACCTTCACCCAGCTGAACAGCACCAGGGCGATGAAGGCGGTGAGCGCGGTGTAGAACCACCAGGAGCGGTACCATGGGGGCAGCACGGTGAAGGTGAGGCTGGCGGGGGCGCTCCACAGGCCCGCGCGGTTGATGCTCTTCACCCGGAAGGTGTAGTTGCCCGGAGGCAGGGCCGGGAAGAAGGCCTCGGTGGCCACCGTCAGGGGCTGCCAATCCCGGTCCAGGCCTTCCAGCAGGGTGCTGTAGCGCACGGCGCCGGGGTCGCTGAGGCTCACCGTTCCATAGTGGATGCGGATGGAGCGCTCGCTGTGGCCGAGGCTGAGGTCCTGCTCCAAGGGGCGGTCCTCCAGGTTGACGCTGAGGCCGCGCAGGGCCACGATGGGCGGTGTCGGTGCTCCATCGCCCTGATCGGGCACCACACGGGTGGCCCCGCGCGCCGTACCGAACCACAGGTCGCCGGCGCGTGTGAGGCAGGCCGCGCCGGGTTTGGCCTCCACGCCGATGAAGCCGGAGCGTTCGGTGTAGGAGAGGAAGCCTTCCTGGTCCGGGCGCCAGCTGTTGAGCCCGCCCACCGTGCCGATCCACAGGTGGCCCTTGGCATCGCGCAGCAGGGAGCGCACCGTGTTGTCCAGCAAGCCGTCCACCTGGGTGTAGGCCCGCTCCTCCTTGCCGTTGGACAACAGCATGAGGCCCTGGCTTCTTGTACCGACCCAAAGGCGGCCGGTGGCGTCCTGTACGAAGGCGGTGGGCGAGAATGCCCTCCCCAGGTCGACGCGCTGCGCGCGACCGTTGTCGATGCGGGTGATCCCCTTGTCCTTGCTGCCCACCCAGATGCTGCCCTTGTCATCGCGGTACAACGCGGTGACGGGGGTGGTGGGCACGCCATCCTCCTCGGTGTACACCATGGGCGGCGCCCCGGCGGCATAGCGGCGCAGGCCGGTGATGGTGCCGATGTAGAGCTCGCCCGGCTGGCCCACGGCGAGGGCCGTCACCTTGCCACGCGGGATCAGCACGTCCAGGTCGGGGTGCGGCACGGGCTGGAAGGCCACGGGGTCCAGTTCCACCAGGCCGTTGGTCTCGGATCCGACCCACACGTTGCCGCTGGCGTCCTCGGCCAGCACCCGCACGCGGGAGGTGCGCACCGTCTGGAGGTTCTTGATCATGCCCGTGCCCTGCACCCGCGGATCGAGGATGCTCACCCCGCCATCGGTGCCGAACCAGATGCGGCCGCTGCGGTCCTCCAGCACGGCCCACACCTGCTGGTCCAGCAGGCCGTCCTGCTCCAGCAGGTTGAGGAAGCGCTCGCCCTTGAAGATGTTGAGGCCGTAGTCGTTCGTGGCCAGCAGCATGTTGCCTTCGCGGTCGCGGGTGATGCGGCGGATCAGCAGGCTCTCCAGTCCGTTGCCGGGATGGTAGTGGCGACGCACGCCGTTGAGGCCGATCACGGCGGCACCGCCGCCCCAGGTGCCCACCCACACCTGTCCGGTGGCATCCTCCCCGAAGCACATCACGAAGTCGCTGGGCAGGCCATTGGCCGTGCTGTAGTTCACCACCTGTCCGGTGCGGGGATCGAGCACGAAGGCCCCGCTGCCCTGCGTGCCCAGCCAGCGCCTGCCGTCGGAATCCTCATACAGGGCACTGATGCCGAGCACGTCCTCCAGGCCGTTCCACTCCAGCGAAGCGAACCGCTTGGTGGCGGGGTCCCAGCGCTTCAACGTTCCACCGTCCTCCAGGAAGGCCAGGGTGCCATCGCGGAAGTGCACCGCATCCACGACATGGTCCAGCAGGCCTTGATCGCTGCCGAAGCGGTCCACCGTGGGCGCACCCTCCGCGCTGATGGCGCTGATGCGCAGGGCCCCCTGCCCCATCGTGGTGACCCACACGGC is a window encoding:
- a CDS encoding CoA pyrophosphatase, translated to MTLEVVHERLAAALHGPLPGHATFLSRSGYSRADLDHAQRADAAPRESAVLALLYPALGAPHLLLMRRPEYAGVHSGQVSFPGGRREAEDIDLQATALREFHEETGATPRELRVLGTLSQVYIPPSRSLVTPFVGLAEELGPTRPDPREVQALLEVPLAELLRPDVIRERRQHIQVLGREAIVPYFDLGGQVVWGATAMMLAELRELLHG
- the lepB gene encoding signal peptidase I yields the protein MRALWNRWTGLSPWTRAFVQALLLLAVVHVFVLRWVIVQSTSMFATLLPGDVLVVQRWPVWTGVDRGDVLVFRDPTQDDRPVRRRQLLVKRVVGLPGDTVEIRAGLVLVNGRPLPPWPGETRRYLVRIAPETSLDSIAAAIGLPRTFIAAGERHLELPLNPALAARLERVRGVRDVGPMGLSQRPARHLFPFSPFHPWSSDAYGPLRVPAAGDSVPLEPAQLPLYDRILTRHEGHVLEVGRDGLLLDGTPAAKAVIARDHYFVLGDSRHNSADSRHWGFVPADHLVGRAVRVLLSWDAQPRRLRGDRWWRTLGR